The Aureispira anguillae genome contains a region encoding:
- a CDS encoding cadherin-like domain-containing protein, with protein MGVFLQFKQQWLTACMILLLLGQGLFSFAQCAGTLTSTLDWSDFKVAPLTGENAYFTIASNISNGGLAVNYNVTDLYGISDNRSSSIISSTFGGVNDQYILYQNANNVSEQSQHCFQFNQAIDFTVTLTDIDSIDGSYQDSIVILGYNNGTLVDITPADVSFNASFVSFNDATNSFVGLNNVGSSSSDGNVTITFPSPITEFCVIYRNGAGVVSNPGNQLVGISDFAMTFADNDCDGIGDAGDLDADNDGIADVNEQSCIANQDTIDWSDFKGALVSGQTNYYQIATPVTTNDGNGLVASMYNPFNISEASGRNGSISSGTFGGISDQYFMYHDNTSQEQMAIHCFKLSDTLSNLTFTLTDIDVNDLSNPSTNSWLDSIVVMGYQFGKPVDITIADVSFNASFVDFDDATNSFSGLQSVASTSSDANVTITFPEGVNEICIKYGHGLAVQADPGANIVGISDFTFTKNDCNLDTDGDGVPNHLDLDSDNDGIPDLVEVGGVDTNGDGVVDAIVDVDGDGLTDGYDSNSNTLNTASTVGDCSGTVVGYNHNVALAVATIDAVDDPVVTFCLEGDYGNGSTEMIEVYGEDAVLIASFTKHSSNNPAYGDCGSPAVCFKVTIPLASWNLWNDDGSVSMRFTPTADVNFCTDYSCLGTVSVEYMTPNANNTALVLKDADNDGVPNHLDLDGDNDGIPDVVEAGGTDADGDGLADNFADIDGDGFNDVVDGDVGNDGTAENTANATTVTGADTNGDGAPDSYPNDDLDGDGILNQFDLDADNDGILDVEEAGGIDANRDGIADGFVDTDGDGFNDAVDGDVGNDGTAENTANATTVTGADGNGDGRPDTYPNDNTDGDSNYNFLDIDADNDGIVDNTEGQATASYLAPAGTDADGDGIDDAYDNDDATFGGAGSGIVPNNADGVDNPDYLDLDSDNDGELDGLEGHDTNGDGLVDGTDSPNANTGLSGGTTDTDGDGLLDGYDNNTASTDATNTNLNPNSHPDEDGQSSERDWREALDTDQDGVMDIVDLDDDNDGILDVDEMDCSGFSLDLSSLSNGTPNIVNQSINSLVNFSATINGNSTNISVPAGNGLSELSMGVTTTLGAARTEFMEYKFTFNYPVNIRFEQGNANGWFDDQEEWNITTSSSTWNVTTPVITHSAVIGSPAAELQNIVGNGTSDVTFVPNVSGGHVPIGTSEWEITGNGIRAFTINFMESLTNVSSGLGQKSVIRISIPCLPRDTDLDGIPNHLDLDSDNDGIADIVEAGGVDTNGDGVVDNYTDTDNDGLSDEYDVDNGGTAIANSDSDGDGILDVLDLDSDNDGIPDVVEAGGTDENGDGLADNFADTDGDGFNDVVDGDVGNDGTAENSSDALILTGADTDNDGAPDSYSSGDADGDGVPNHLDLDGDNDGIPDVVEAGGTDADGDGLADNFADTDGDGFNDVVDGDVGNDGTAENIADVLVLTGADTNGDGAPDTYARGDLDGDGILNQFDLDADNDGILDVEEAGGIDANRDGIADGFVDTDGDGFNDGVDGDVGNDGTAENTANAMTVTGADGNGDGRPDTYPNDNQDGDNNYNFLDIDADNDGIVDNTEGQATASYLAPAGTDADGDGIDDAYDNDDANFGGAGSGIVPNNADGVDNPDYLDLDSDNDGLLDNLEGHDTNGDGLVDGTDSPNANTGLSGGATDADGDGLLDGYDNNTASTDATNTNLNPNSHPDATNGVTIERDWREGNTTYAANDINTTPINETASGNVLTNDWDHENNTQVLTGNITIDTDGDGVPETANGLGTGVTVGGVNEDGTANNNAGTLTQNSDGTYTFVPTANFVGEVRYSYQVCDNGSPQACEEALVTIDVEPLPTTDNGELALAPDANVTYDDLAVSGQVLSNDNDPDGDNITVTGTINIDTDGDGVVDGTVGLGVGTTIAGVDQNGAAVTNAGTLTQNADGSYTFDPVAGFVGEVVYEYTACDDGVPMSCETTTVTIHVLPSVYNSTNAIDDEEFLDKGTTLTANVLDNDSDVEGDSQIGGVSLVSGASQGTVTLNPDGSYTYSPTDPNFSGNDEFVYSICDDGTPKACDTATVYLTILDVNKDYGDAPAAYGVAYHRAIRDGNADNVLDGGTDVWLGSNTDFENTSSALGTDNFDDGISFGTGSGAFPTSVLANQVFNLDITVNSAVADNVFYGLWIDWNADGIYDDFYNGSVATASPTTTTVAVTVPATYQSTQTVNVRLRADDDAFAVGDFSGGRTNGEVEDYQALIVDLPVELLTFTAKLKGKNIGQLNWATATELNNAGYEVEQALPTTGVPVFNPIGYVEGAGTTIQAQHYQYEVPNLVAGVHYFRLKQVDFDGTYAYSNIRALNVEAPLVQKLFPTLLQEGRSTVYIQLAKDDDYKIEILTALGQVVEERRISLQASAYYEMEVDLARYASGVYWVRVSNGLSAYTKKIRINYE; from the coding sequence ATGGGAGTTTTTTTACAATTTAAACAACAATGGCTCACTGCGTGCATGATTTTGTTGCTTTTGGGACAGGGGCTGTTCTCATTTGCACAATGTGCAGGTACATTGACCTCAACCTTAGATTGGTCTGATTTTAAAGTTGCTCCGCTTACAGGAGAAAATGCCTATTTTACGATCGCTTCTAATATAAGTAATGGAGGCCTTGCCGTAAATTATAATGTAACAGATTTATATGGGATTAGTGATAACCGTAGTAGTTCAATTATTAGTTCTACTTTTGGAGGGGTAAATGACCAATATATCTTATATCAGAATGCGAATAACGTTAGTGAGCAATCACAACATTGTTTTCAGTTTAATCAGGCTATCGATTTTACAGTAACATTAACAGATATAGATTCAATTGATGGGAGTTACCAAGATTCTATAGTCATTTTGGGATACAATAATGGTACATTGGTAGATATTACACCTGCAGATGTTAGTTTTAATGCTTCTTTTGTTTCTTTTAATGATGCAACCAATAGCTTTGTAGGGCTAAATAATGTAGGGAGCTCTAGTTCAGATGGGAATGTAACAATTACATTTCCTAGTCCTATTACAGAATTTTGTGTAATATATAGGAATGGGGCTGGAGTAGTTTCTAACCCAGGCAATCAACTTGTTGGAATTTCCGATTTTGCTATGACCTTCGCTGATAACGATTGTGATGGTATTGGAGATGCAGGAGATCTTGATGCAGATAATGATGGTATTGCAGATGTGAATGAGCAATCTTGTATTGCTAATCAGGATACAATAGATTGGTCTGATTTTAAAGGTGCGTTAGTTTCAGGGCAAACTAACTATTATCAGATTGCTACGCCTGTCACAACAAACGATGGAAATGGTTTAGTTGCGTCTATGTATAATCCTTTTAATATATCAGAGGCAAGTGGAAGGAATGGTTCTATTTCCTCTGGCACATTTGGAGGTATTTCAGATCAATATTTTATGTATCATGATAATACGAGCCAAGAACAAATGGCTATACATTGTTTTAAATTATCCGACACCTTAAGCAATTTAACGTTTACGTTGACGGATATTGATGTAAATGATTTATCTAATCCTAGTACCAATTCTTGGTTAGATAGTATCGTTGTTATGGGGTATCAGTTTGGTAAACCAGTAGATATTACGATTGCAGATGTTAGCTTCAATGCTAGTTTTGTTGATTTTGATGATGCAACGAATAGTTTTAGTGGCTTGCAGAGTGTGGCTTCTACTTCTTCGGATGCTAATGTAACCATTACTTTTCCTGAAGGGGTAAATGAAATTTGTATAAAATATGGGCATGGTCTTGCTGTACAAGCTGATCCTGGAGCAAATATAGTAGGCATTTCGGATTTTACCTTTACTAAAAATGACTGTAACTTAGATACAGATGGAGATGGGGTTCCTAATCATTTGGATTTGGATTCAGATAATGATGGTATTCCTGATTTGGTAGAGGTAGGTGGAGTAGACACCAATGGGGATGGCGTGGTAGATGCTATCGTAGATGTGGATGGAGATGGTTTGACAGATGGTTATGATTCCAATTCTAACACATTAAATACTGCTAGCACGGTTGGAGACTGTTCAGGAACAGTTGTTGGCTACAATCATAATGTAGCACTAGCTGTTGCTACTATAGATGCTGTTGATGACCCTGTTGTTACATTTTGCCTAGAAGGTGATTATGGAAATGGTTCAACTGAAATGATAGAAGTTTATGGAGAAGATGCTGTTTTAATCGCTTCTTTTACAAAGCATTCTTCTAATAACCCTGCTTATGGTGATTGTGGAAGTCCTGCTGTTTGTTTTAAAGTGACGATTCCTTTAGCGTCTTGGAATTTATGGAATGATGATGGATCTGTTAGCATGCGATTTACTCCAACAGCGGATGTGAATTTTTGTACGGATTATTCTTGTCTAGGAACGGTTTCTGTTGAATATATGACACCCAATGCTAATAATACAGCCCTTGTATTAAAGGATGCAGATAATGATGGTGTACCCAATCATTTAGATTTGGATGGCGATAACGATGGCATTCCAGATGTGGTAGAAGCAGGAGGCACGGATGCAGATGGAGACGGTCTAGCAGATAACTTTGCCGATATAGATGGCGATGGTTTTAACGATGTGGTAGATGGCGATGTCGGAAACGATGGTACGGCAGAGAATACGGCAAATGCGACCACGGTAACAGGAGCCGATACCAATGGAGATGGTGCCCCCGATTCTTATCCAAACGACGATTTAGATGGCGATGGTATTCTAAATCAATTTGATTTGGATGCGGACAATGATGGTATATTAGATGTAGAGGAAGCAGGCGGAATAGATGCCAATAGAGATGGAATAGCGGATGGTTTTGTGGATACCGACGGAGATGGTTTTAATGATGCTGTAGATGGGGATGTTGGGAACGATGGCACGGCAGAGAATACAGCAAATGCGACCACGGTAACAGGAGCAGATGGAAATGGAGATGGAAGACCAGATACCTATCCCAATGATAATACAGATGGAGACAGCAATTATAACTTCTTGGATATAGATGCGGATAACGATGGAATCGTAGACAATACAGAAGGACAGGCAACAGCTTCTTACCTTGCCCCAGCAGGGACAGATGCGGATGGAGATGGGATAGACGATGCTTACGACAATGACGATGCAACCTTTGGCGGAGCAGGTTCAGGAATTGTACCCAACAATGCCGATGGAGTAGACAATCCCGATTATTTGGACTTGGATAGTGACAATGACGGAGAGTTGGATGGACTAGAGGGGCACGATACAAATGGAGATGGCTTAGTAGATGGAACGGATAGCCCCAATGCGAATACAGGTTTATCAGGAGGAACAACAGATACCGATGGAGATGGCTTGTTGGATGGTTATGATAACAATACAGCAAGTACAGATGCCACCAATACCAATTTGAACCCTAATAGCCATCCTGATGAAGATGGTCAAAGCTCGGAGCGAGACTGGAGAGAGGCGCTAGATACGGATCAAGATGGTGTGATGGATATCGTAGATTTGGATGACGATAACGATGGAATTTTGGATGTGGATGAAATGGATTGTAGTGGTTTTTCTCTTGATTTGTCTTCGCTCTCTAATGGTACACCAAATATAGTGAATCAATCGATTAATTCTTTGGTGAACTTTAGTGCTACAATAAATGGTAATTCAACAAATATTAGTGTGCCTGCGGGGAATGGTTTAAGTGAGTTATCGATGGGTGTCACAACAACATTAGGTGCAGCAAGGACAGAGTTTATGGAATATAAATTTACATTTAACTATCCTGTCAATATTCGGTTCGAGCAAGGAAACGCAAATGGGTGGTTTGATGATCAAGAAGAGTGGAATATTACAACGTCTTCAAGTACATGGAATGTGACAACTCCAGTCATTACGCATAGTGCTGTGATTGGTAGTCCTGCTGCTGAGTTACAAAATATAGTGGGAAATGGTACCTCTGATGTTACATTTGTTCCAAATGTATCAGGAGGTCATGTTCCTATAGGGACTTCTGAATGGGAGATTACAGGAAATGGCATTAGAGCGTTTACCATTAATTTTATGGAGTCGTTAACAAATGTTTCGTCAGGACTTGGTCAGAAATCTGTTATTCGAATCTCTATTCCTTGTTTACCAAGAGATACGGATTTAGACGGTATACCGAACCATCTAGACCTAGATTCAGACAACGACGGCATAGCAGATATAGTAGAAGCAGGAGGAGTGGATACAAATGGCGATGGCGTAGTAGATAATTATACGGATACGGATAACGATGGTCTAAGCGATGAATACGATGTAGACAATGGGGGAACTGCGATAGCGAATAGTGATAGTGATGGCGATGGCATCTTGGATGTCTTAGATTTGGATTCGGATAACGATGGAATACCAGATGTGGTAGAAGCAGGCGGCACGGATGAAAATGGAGACGGTCTAGCAGATAACTTTGCCGATACCGATGGCGATGGTTTTAACGATGTGGTAGATGGCGATGTCGGAAACGATGGGACAGCAGAAAATAGCAGTGATGCTTTGATCTTGACAGGAGCAGATACGGATAATGATGGCGCTCCTGATTCTTATTCCTCAGGAGATGCAGATGGAGATGGTGTACCCAATCATTTAGATTTGGATGGCGATAACGATGGCATTCCAGATGTGGTAGAAGCAGGAGGCACCGATGCAGATGGAGATGGTCTAGCAGATAACTTTGCCGATACCGATGGCGATGGTTTTAACGATGTGGTAGATGGCGATGTAGGGAATGATGGTACGGCAGAGAATATAGCAGATGTTTTGGTTTTAACAGGAGCTGATACCAATGGAGATGGTGCCCCAGATACTTATGCAAGAGGAGATTTGGATGGAGATGGTATTCTAAATCAATTTGATTTGGATGCGGACAACGATGGTATTTTAGATGTAGAGGAAGCAGGCGGAATAGATGCCAATAGAGATGGAATAGCGGATGGTTTTGTGGATACCGACGGAGATGGTTTTAACGATGGCGTAGATGGCGATGTCGGGAACGATGGCACGGCAGAGAATACAGCAAATGCAATGACTGTAACAGGAGCAGATGGAAATGGAGATGGAAGACCAGATACTTATCCAAACGATAACCAAGATGGAGACAACAATTACAACTTCTTGGATATAGATGCGGACAACGATGGAATCGTAGACAATACAGAAGGACAAGCAACGGCTTCTTACCTTGCCCCAGCAGGGACAGATGCAGATGGAGATGGGATAGACGATGCTTACGACAATGACGATGCAAACTTTGGTGGAGCAGGTTCAGGAATTGTACCCAATAATGCGGATGGAGTAGACAATCCCGATTATTTGGACTTGGATAGTGATAATGATGGTTTATTAGATAATCTAGAGGGGCACGATACGAATGGAGATGGTCTAGTAGATGGCACAGATAGTCCAAATGCGAATACAGGTTTATCAGGAGGAGCAACAGATGCGGATGGAGACGGCTTGTTGGATGGTTATGATAACAATACAGCAAGTACGGATGCCACCAATACCAATTTGAATCCCAATAGTCATCCAGATGCAACCAATGGGGTAACGATAGAGCGGGATTGGCGAGAAGGAAATACAACTTATGCAGCGAATGACATCAATACGACACCAATTAATGAGACGGCAAGTGGTAATGTCTTAACCAACGATTGGGATCATGAAAACAATACGCAAGTATTGACAGGTAACATAACAATAGATACAGATGGAGATGGCGTACCAGAAACAGCCAATGGATTGGGAACAGGAGTGACGGTAGGAGGAGTAAATGAAGATGGGACAGCTAATAACAATGCAGGCACTTTGACGCAAAATTCAGATGGGACGTATACATTTGTCCCCACAGCAAATTTTGTAGGAGAGGTACGCTATAGTTATCAAGTATGTGATAACGGGAGTCCTCAAGCTTGTGAGGAAGCATTGGTAACAATAGATGTAGAGCCCTTGCCAACCACTGATAATGGAGAATTGGCACTGGCACCAGATGCGAATGTCACCTATGACGATTTAGCCGTAAGTGGTCAAGTTTTGTCGAATGACAACGATCCAGATGGGGATAACATCACTGTAACAGGGACAATCAATATAGACACAGATGGAGATGGAGTAGTAGATGGTACAGTAGGATTGGGAGTAGGAACAACCATAGCGGGAGTGGATCAAAATGGAGCAGCAGTGACCAATGCAGGCACCTTGACGCAAAATGCGGATGGAAGTTATACCTTTGATCCTGTAGCAGGTTTTGTAGGAGAGGTTGTTTATGAGTATACGGCTTGTGATGATGGCGTGCCTATGAGCTGTGAAACAACAACGGTGACAATACATGTATTACCATCAGTGTACAACAGTACAAATGCAATCGATGATGAGGAGTTTTTAGACAAAGGGACGACCTTAACGGCAAATGTGTTGGACAACGATAGTGATGTAGAAGGAGATAGCCAAATCGGAGGGGTAAGTTTGGTGAGTGGAGCAAGCCAAGGTACGGTGACTTTAAATCCAGATGGGAGTTATACGTATAGCCCAACCGATCCCAATTTTAGTGGGAATGATGAGTTTGTGTATAGCATCTGTGATGATGGAACGCCGAAAGCATGTGATACCGCAACGGTTTATCTGACGATCTTGGATGTTAATAAGGACTATGGAGATGCGCCAGCAGCCTACGGAGTAGCCTACCATAGAGCAATAAGAGATGGAAATGCGGATAATGTACTGGATGGTGGAACAGATGTTTGGTTGGGTAGCAATACCGATTTTGAAAATACAAGTTCAGCTTTGGGGACAGATAATTTTGACGATGGAATTAGTTTTGGAACAGGGTCTGGAGCGTTTCCAACATCTGTGTTGGCAAATCAGGTATTCAATTTAGATATTACCGTGAACTCGGCAGTGGCAGATAATGTATTTTATGGTTTGTGGATCGATTGGAATGCCGATGGGATTTACGATGACTTTTACAATGGTTCGGTAGCGACAGCGAGTCCAACAACAACAACGGTTGCCGTAACAGTTCCAGCTACCTATCAGAGTACTCAAACGGTAAACGTACGTTTAAGAGCCGATGACGATGCTTTTGCTGTGGGAGATTTTTCAGGAGGAAGAACGAATGGTGAGGTAGAGGATTATCAAGCCCTAATCGTAGATTTGCCCGTCGAATTATTAACTTTTACAGCTAAATTAAAAGGAAAGAATATAGGACAATTGAATTGGGCAACAGCAACGGAGCTAAATAATGCAGGTTATGAAGTAGAACAGGCTTTGCCAACAACAGGAGTGCCCGTCTTTAATCCGATTGGTTATGTAGAAGGAGCAGGAACGACCATTCAGGCTCAACATTATCAGTATGAAGTGCCGAATTTAGTAGCAGGGGTCCATTATTTCCGCTTGAAACAAGTAGATTTTGATGGAACGTATGCTTATTCAAATATTCGTGCACTGAATGTAGAAGCGCCATTGGTACAAAAGCTATTCCCAACGCTTTTGCAGGAAGGACGTAGTACCGTTTATATCCAATTGGCAAAAGACGATGATTACAAAATAGAAATCCTAACAGCGTTGGGGCAAGTGGTAGAGGAACGTCGTATAAGCCTTCAAGCAAGTGCTTATTATGAAATGGAAGTTGATCTGGCTCGTTATGCGTCAGGGGTGTATTGGGTTCGTGTAAGCAATGGTCTTAGTGCTTATACTAAAAAAATACGGATAAATTATGAATAG
- a CDS encoding PEP/pyruvate-binding domain-containing protein, translating to MKKDSFLIHCFFISLFFCGKILAQNEYNAKDYQFISYDKIPTWKVIVADWDQSEPSVHLFDTERYKGHGNYVCYGMKTGLRFPQFKELVRHPSHRVYLPVFLYDLRKMPMVIEGETYTWAVRLEHYDYTDDPYSMEQTFVRLMKTMEKYIRKQAGNIGRGIALLASSSAALPNKTIRKGLEQQGYQTMALYELIAALEKSPQEAITPTKNKEQSFAAKLLNTGIAVGYLKWIKTGEENKVTSNFKNILLYESLPYRVPIANGIITIEPQTPLSHINLLAKNRGTINAYLQAKLPQDFLQKYGNKLVKIIAKKENGKDALEIELISEREAQEHWKNQRKLRVKIPKPDLSVASFSHFELGARTVQTVNCIGAKAANYAWLQHELPEYTRPGFAIPFYFYFKTVKSCGADQLIESLLKDQFKLSSKALNKRLESIRNRILTASLDERIYRELELIGEKYYKGKRVRLRSSTNCEDLADFNGAGLYVSKGFQQGCERKVVQEKILKVYASLWLSRAFEERAFFGIDHRQAAMAILINEAFPQEYANGVALTIPNPTGTPSIHINTQYGEVSVTNPKDASRPEIIYFRQLDSKWYVTESKSSLQNIFVDNPLLTPLVRQLQKACAEIDASLRKKLINPENYGVDVEFKIMKKGAVFKLYIKQARLLNTVLPE from the coding sequence ATGAAAAAAGATAGCTTTTTAATTCATTGCTTTTTTATTAGCCTCTTTTTTTGTGGTAAAATTTTGGCTCAAAATGAGTATAACGCAAAGGATTATCAGTTTATTTCTTATGATAAAATTCCTACTTGGAAAGTAATTGTAGCAGATTGGGATCAATCAGAACCTTCTGTCCACCTATTTGATACAGAGCGATACAAGGGACATGGCAATTATGTTTGTTATGGAATGAAAACAGGACTTAGGTTTCCTCAATTTAAGGAGTTGGTAAGGCATCCTAGCCATCGTGTTTATTTACCTGTTTTTTTGTATGATTTAAGAAAGATGCCTATGGTGATTGAGGGAGAAACATATACTTGGGCGGTTCGATTAGAGCATTATGATTATACCGATGATCCTTATTCTATGGAGCAAACTTTTGTTCGTTTGATGAAAACCATGGAAAAATACATTAGAAAGCAGGCAGGTAATATAGGAAGGGGAATTGCCCTATTAGCAAGTTCCTCAGCAGCCTTGCCAAATAAAACAATTCGTAAAGGATTAGAACAGCAAGGATACCAAACAATGGCATTGTATGAATTAATTGCTGCCTTGGAAAAGTCCCCCCAAGAAGCAATAACTCCAACAAAAAATAAAGAACAATCATTTGCTGCCAAATTATTAAATACAGGAATAGCTGTTGGTTATCTTAAATGGATAAAAACAGGGGAGGAAAATAAGGTGACCAGCAATTTTAAAAATATCTTACTTTACGAAAGCCTTCCTTATCGTGTCCCAATTGCGAATGGAATTATTACAATAGAACCACAGACACCACTTTCTCATATTAATTTATTAGCAAAAAATAGAGGAACAATAAACGCTTATTTGCAGGCTAAATTGCCACAAGATTTTTTGCAAAAATATGGCAATAAATTGGTGAAAATCATCGCTAAAAAAGAAAATGGAAAGGATGCTTTGGAGATCGAATTAATTTCAGAACGAGAGGCACAAGAACACTGGAAAAACCAACGCAAATTAAGGGTCAAGATTCCTAAGCCTGATTTGTCAGTAGCTTCTTTTTCGCACTTTGAATTAGGGGCTCGTACGGTACAAACCGTAAATTGCATTGGGGCAAAGGCTGCCAATTATGCTTGGCTACAGCATGAATTACCTGAATATACTCGTCCTGGTTTTGCCATCCCTTTTTATTTTTATTTCAAAACGGTTAAAAGCTGTGGAGCAGATCAGTTAATTGAATCCTTATTAAAGGATCAGTTCAAACTTTCTTCGAAAGCGCTTAACAAAAGGTTAGAAAGTATACGAAATAGAATTTTAACGGCAAGTCTAGATGAACGCATTTATAGAGAATTAGAATTGATTGGCGAAAAATATTACAAAGGAAAGCGTGTGCGTCTTCGAAGCTCTACTAATTGTGAAGATTTGGCAGATTTTAATGGTGCAGGTTTGTATGTTTCTAAGGGCTTTCAACAAGGTTGTGAACGAAAAGTTGTACAAGAAAAAATTTTGAAGGTCTATGCTTCTTTATGGCTTTCAAGAGCCTTTGAAGAACGTGCTTTTTTTGGAATCGATCATAGACAGGCAGCGATGGCTATTTTAATCAATGAGGCTTTTCCTCAAGAATATGCCAATGGTGTTGCCTTAACCATTCCGAATCCAACAGGAACGCCAAGTATTCATATTAATACTCAATATGGAGAGGTTTCTGTGACCAACCCTAAAGATGCTAGCCGCCCAGAAATTATTTATTTTAGACAGTTGGATAGTAAGTGGTATGTGACCGAATCTAAATCTTCTTTGCAGAATATTTTTGTGGATAATCCACTACTCACACCACTTGTTCGGCAATTGCAAAAGGCTTGTGCAGAGATAGACGCTTCTCTGCGCAAAAAACTTATCAATCCAGAAAATTATGGGGTTGATGTAGAGTTCAAAATTATGAAAAAAGGTGCTGTTTTTAAGCTCTATATCAAACAAGCAAGGTTGTTAAATACAGTCTTACCCGAATGA
- a CDS encoding S41 family peptidase, protein MRKILCIFGLSSLVLFSACDKDFVVDHSVEADYNLFFEYLKKDYAYRDFHPFTMEELRLKYLGEITAKPTQENLAKILLEVQLNELKDPHVYPLEQLDKQVYVAVKTPLNLEIKRPLFQEIDIIKQGHFYTYGTVKTHNDIGYIYINSFNSNVGGTSSLGVEEGVLAINTIVQELQKKGVKSLIVDMRSYAGGTNYVPRYIAQRFLNKKSIYMNEYYPNGSTFIKKEWEVEPQGDSGFRTVKIALLSNGCTCSGGEMFLLAMLQRDNLVHIGSRSLGCSGNVTHKDLSNGWAFSITNSRTEFPDGTSYFKEGITPSIVVKNDPTYGETTSEDKLIERAIIELL, encoded by the coding sequence ATGAGAAAGATATTATGCATATTTGGTCTATCATCACTTGTATTATTTAGTGCATGTGATAAAGATTTTGTAGTAGATCATTCGGTTGAAGCGGATTATAATTTATTTTTTGAATATTTAAAAAAGGATTATGCCTACCGTGATTTTCATCCATTTACCATGGAAGAATTAAGGTTAAAGTACTTAGGCGAAATAACAGCAAAACCAACACAAGAAAACTTAGCTAAAATCTTATTAGAAGTTCAACTAAATGAACTAAAAGACCCCCATGTTTATCCCTTAGAGCAGCTAGATAAACAGGTATATGTCGCCGTCAAGACCCCGCTTAACCTTGAAATAAAACGCCCTTTATTTCAAGAAATAGACATCATCAAGCAAGGTCATTTTTATACCTACGGTACCGTTAAAACGCATAATGACATCGGTTATATCTATATCAACTCGTTCAATTCTAATGTTGGAGGAACAAGTTCTTTAGGCGTAGAAGAAGGGGTTTTAGCGATTAATACAATTGTCCAAGAACTCCAAAAGAAAGGCGTAAAGTCATTAATCGTAGATATGCGTTCCTATGCGGGTGGCACCAATTATGTTCCTAGGTATATTGCCCAACGGTTCCTTAATAAGAAAAGCATTTATATGAATGAGTACTACCCCAACGGTTCAACATTTATAAAAAAGGAATGGGAAGTTGAACCACAAGGAGATTCTGGATTTAGAACTGTAAAAATAGCATTATTATCCAACGGCTGTACTTGTAGTGGTGGAGAGATGTTTCTTCTAGCAATGCTGCAAAGAGATAATTTGGTACATATTGGGTCCCGCTCTCTTGGTTGTTCAGGTAATGTTACCCATAAAGATTTATCCAATGGTTGGGCCTTTTCTATTACAAATTCTAGAACAGAATTTCCAGATGGAACCTCCTACTTTAAAGAAGGCATAACTCCCTCAATTGTTGTTAAAAATGATCCCACCTACGGGGAAACGACCTCTGAGGATAAACTAATTGAACGAGCTATTATCGAACTATTATAG
- a CDS encoding Crp/Fnr family transcriptional regulator → MTLTEYIKQNYHPKFEASDFPFEVNQKKAAKGTIILPYSKITNKMHFLNQGIVEVTVSFGEIEKTILFNFANTFFGSYASALTREPSSIQCVAIVDCVFEEFDFHAYQRACETSLLINKIGRVELEKHFLRSIQREKDFLTKTKKEMYLDLIQKNPEMLQKISLKKIANYFGILPETLSRIRKDIIS, encoded by the coding sequence ATGACTTTAACTGAATATATTAAACAAAACTACCATCCAAAATTCGAGGCATCTGATTTTCCTTTTGAGGTAAATCAAAAAAAAGCTGCCAAAGGAACGATCATTCTTCCTTATTCCAAGATTACCAATAAGATGCATTTTCTCAACCAAGGAATTGTAGAAGTAACGGTCTCTTTTGGCGAAATAGAAAAAACAATTTTATTTAATTTTGCCAATACCTTTTTTGGTTCTTATGCTTCTGCTCTAACTAGAGAACCTTCTAGCATTCAATGTGTTGCCATCGTAGATTGCGTATTTGAGGAATTCGACTTTCACGCTTATCAAAGGGCATGTGAGACCTCTCTATTAATCAATAAAATCGGAAGAGTAGAATTGGAAAAACACTTCTTAAGATCAATTCAACGAGAGAAAGATTTTCTTACCAAAACAAAAAAAGAAATGTATTTGGATTTAATCCAAAAAAATCCAGAAATGTTACAAAAAATCTCGCTAAAAAAGATCGCCAACTACTTTGGCATTCTTCCAGAAACATTGAGCAGAATACGAAAAGATATTATTTCTTGA